One Elusimicrobiaceae bacterium genomic window, AGCCCGTAGATCGTGGGCGCGTTCTTGACAAAAATGGAACACTGCATCCTGCGCGCCATCCGGGTAAGACTGGCGATGTTCGTGGAATGCATCGCGGCGGTATGGCGGTTATACCCTTCCGCGTGATAGGCCAGCTCCAGCGCGGCGTCGAGATCCGGAGCTATCGTGACCGGCAGCACCGGCATCAGCTGTTCGGCCCACACCAGCGGATGATCGTTGGGCACCACGCTCCAGAGCACGCGCACGCTGTCGGGCAGGTCAAGACCTATCGCTTTGGCTATGAATCCGGCGTTATGGCCTACATAATCGCGGTTCATCACCGCTTCATGCCCGTCCGCCGCGCGCTTTTTGATGACGATATCCGTGAGCCTGTCGAACTGCTCGCGGCTCAGCTCGCGCGCGCCGGCATTGGCGCGCAAAGCGGCAAGGAATTTTTCTTTCGCTGACTCCAGCACAATCACTTCCTTCTCCGCCGTGCACAGCACGCCGTTATCGAAACTCGCGCCGAACACTATATGGTTCGCGCAGTCGGGAAACACGGCGGTTTCGTCCACCACAACCGGCGGATTGCCCGGCCCCGCCGCGATCACCTTGCAGGTTTTGCCGGTGCTCATCGCCACTTTCACGATAGCCGGGCCGCCCGTAACAAGGTTGAGGTTTGTGCCGGGATGGGACAGCAGCGCTTTGGTCGCCTCCTGCGAAGGCTCCTCCACGGTCGCCACCACGTTCGCCGGACCGCCCGCCGACAGAATCGCGCCGTTAATAAGTCGCACCGCTTCGGCGGTGGTTTTTTTGGCGGCCGGATGCGGAGCAAAAACAACCGCGTTGCCGCCGGCGAGAATAATAATGGAATTATTGATCACGGTGGCGGCCGGGTTGGTGGACGGAGTCACCGCCGCCACCACGCCGAACGGCGCGAACTCGACCAGAGTCAGTCCCTTGTCGCCGGTATAGCACTGAGAAACGATGTCGGACACGCCGGGGCTTTTGACGGCGCAGATGATGTTTTTCCGCACCTTGTCCTCGTAACGGCCCATGCCGGTTTCCTCATGCGCCATTCTGGCGAGCTTCTGCGCGTTTGCCGCCGCCGCTTCGCGGATGGCCTTTATGATCTCGCGGCGCTTTTCCACGCCCAGTTCCTGAAACACAGCCTGCGCGGCGCGCGCGGCGGATACGGCTTCATCCACCGTCTTAAACACTCCGCCGCCGGAACCACCGGGCTCCGCCGCTGTTTCAAGCCGCTTGAGCACTTCGCCGACTATCCTGCCGATATCCCGCTCGTTCATATAAAGCTCCCGCTACCTACCTGCGCGCCGGATCCGCGCTTTTGCGGAACACCGGCTTGCCGCCGTTTTCAATGGAATCCACAATGCCGAAAATCGTGCAGTCCACCGGGCGCGATTCGGTCAGCGCGGTCTGCCGGGCCGAGGAACCCTGCACCAGCAGCACCAGTTCGCCTTCGCCCGCGCCCACCGCGTCCACCGCGACCAGCGGGTTGCCCCTGGGGGCGCCGCCCACATCCACCGGCTGCACAAGCAGCAGTTTCGCGCCTACAAGTTTTTCTTCCTTGCGCGTGCACACCACGGTGCCGGTAACTCTTGCGAAAAGCATAAACTCTCCTTGCCGATCCGCCCGGCCGCGGCAAAAAATGCCTGCGGGCGGAACTCCGTGAAAATGTCGGCCCGCGCCGGGCGGCCGCCCGGCGCGAACCTAAACGGCGTTATTTCTTTTTCGCTTCAGCAATGGGAAATTTGCCTTCCAGGTCGCCGTGCGGCTGCGGGATGACATGCACGCTGACCACTTCGCCCACGCGCTGGGCGGCGGCGGCTCCGGCATCGCAGCTGGCGCGGCAGGCGGCCACTTCGCCGCGGAACAGCACGGTGCACAGCCCGCTCCCGATTTTTTCATAACCCACGATAGTGACGCTCGCCGCCTTGGCGGCTGCGTCCGCGGCTTCCACGCAGGGCACGAGCCCTTTGGTTTCAATCATTCCTAACGCTTCCATGGTGCTACCTCCGTTATTTAAAACTGCCCGACTGGTCAGACGATAAATATTTTGTCGCCGTTCTTGAGCATGGCGGCGTTGGCTTCTTCCATGTCGAAATGCGCTTCCAGCGCGAAACTGCCGCTCACGCGGCAGAGCACCTGCTCAAAAACCAGCTCCCGCTCGGTGCCGCAGCCGCAGCGCACGCGCACCAGCTCGCCGTCCCTGACGTCGAACCCCGCCGCGTCAGCCTCCGACAGGTGAATGTGCCGCTTGGCCACAATCACGCCGGAGGTGATGGTCACGGAACCTTTCGGGCCGGTCACTTTAAGCCCCGGCGTGCCCGCCAGTTTTCCGGAATCGCGCACCACGGGGCTTACGCCCAGCCTGATCGCGTCCGACACGGAAACCTCAACCTGTGTCTGCGCGCGGTACGGACCCAGAATACGCACCCTGTCAATTTTACCCTTGTCCCCTTCCAGCGTCACCACTTCCTCGCAGGCGTACTGGCCGGGCTGAGCCAGATCTTTTTTGACGGTCAGCCTGGAATCCGCGCCGAAAAGAACCTTGAAATCGCTCTCCGTAACGTGTATGTGCCTGTTTGATATGCCTACTGGTATCGGTTTTTCTGATCTTTTCATATGCTGTTTTATCACGGTTGCTATTTTAGATGTTAGTTCCGAGTTCATACTTATCCCTGTGCTTTCGCCAGCACTTCCCGGAAATTGATGATCCGCAGAAAATCTGCGGCCTTGAGGCTTGCTCCGCCGACAAGCGCGCCGTCCACGTCGGGCTGCATCATGATGCTGTCAATGTTGTCCGGCTTGACCGAGCCGCCGTACAGTATCCGCACCGCCCCGGCAAAAGCATCCGACACAAGCCCCGCAACCTGCCTGCGGATGAACAGGTGCGCGTCCTGCGCCTGCTCGGGTGTCGCGGTTTTCCCCGTGCCGATCGCCCACACCGGCTCATACGCTATAACCAGCGCGGACAGCTGTTCCGGCTTAAACCCTTTCAGCCCGCCGGCGAGCTGGGTTTCCAGCACGCGGTAGGTTTTATTGGCTTCGCGCTCGTCAAGCGTTTCTCCCACGCACAGCACGGGCGCCAGCCCGTGGCGGAGCGCGGCGGAAATCTTTTTGTTCACAAGCTCGTCAGTGTCGCCGAACACGCTGCGCCGTTCGGAATGGCCTATGATAACGTGCGTGCACCCGGCATCCTTCAGCTGCACCGGCGACACCGCGCTGGTAAACGCGCCCTTGTCTTCCCAATGGGTATCCTGAGCCGAGAGGATAATACCGCTGCCTTTCAGCGCTTCCGACACCACCGCCAGCGCGGTGAATGACGGCGCCACCATCACTTCGGCCCTGCAGCCGGGCTCCAGGCCCCGCTTAAGCGCGGTCACCAGCTCAACCGCTTCGTTAAGGGTGTTGAACATTTTCCAGTTTCCGGCGATTAATGCTTTCCTTGTCATGTGATTCGGTTCCTTGTAGTCAGTCTGTCCACGATAGTCGCGGTCTGTATTATAATAATATTATATTTACCTTTATAGCAAGTTTTTTGAAAACCTGGCAAGAGAAGCGGCGTCAGTCCACTATTTCACGGCCTGCAGCAGTATCGCCACGCCGTCATGATCGCCGGACGACAAATCACGCTCGCCCAGTATTGCGTTATCCAGCCGGACAAAATCCTTAACCAGATAGCGCCCGGTCCGGTTCATCCGCCAGCCGAAATCATCGCGCGCCTGATTAAACGAAACGAATTTATGTTCCGGTCTGGGCGCGAAATGCACTTTTTCCCGGCTGAAAGCGGCTAAAAACCAGTACTGGCCCCGGTACTGTACCGGCCCGAATATCCTGCCGTGATTATTCGTTTCCTCAAACACTTTGTTGGCGAAAGAATGCCGCCGGCGGCTGGGAAACTGCGGAACCAGCACGCCATTGATAAAACCCATATAATCGGAGCTGTGCCCGTAGCGGTCTTTATAATCCGCCGCCTCGCAGGCCGCCAGCAGCCGCGCTTCGGCGTTCCCGGCGGACGACGCATGTGAGTCCGCTATTATGACGTTAATCGGTTCGTTAAGCGTTTTTCCCTCAAACGCAATGCCAAGCCAGTCGGCTTTCTTTCCGTCATGCCGGAACATCCAGCCGTTCAGCGGCGGCAGGCCCTCTATATGCAGCTGCGCGGGAACCTGAACATCCGGACGCGGCGCCTCCGGCGCGGAAATTTCCGCGCCCCGCGCCGCCGCGATACAGCACAGCCCGACAACAAGCATCCCGGTGAAAATTTTTTTTATTTTAGCCATCCCGCCCTGTCCCCGACAAACAATATTCTTGCCGTGCCTGCCGGCCCGACCACGCGAACAGCCTCAAAAAAACGTCTCGGCCGCGGATTGATCCCTGTTAATTTTACAACAAATACAACCCTGTGCCGGCTTGTCCGCTCTCCGGGCGTGCGCCCCGGCCCCCGGGTGACTGCCGCTATCCGCCCGGCTGGCGCGCCTGTCAGGCAATCCACTTATGCCGAAACTGCCGTTCTCTCCGTAACAAAACACTCCGCAGCCCTTACGCATGACGGCGTTTGCAGCCGCGTACGCCCGGGCGTAGCCATTGAATATTTATTGCGCGGCAGGCGCGGGTGCAGGCGCGGTTTGCGCGGCGAGGCTGACGGCGCGGTAAAAATTGACGCGGCCCCAGCCGTTGGCGTCGTCGCGCCCGGGCGGAGCGAAATCGTCCGCGGTTTTGCGGATGATCTCCGCCGTCTGCTCCGCGGTCAGCGCGGGGTTGGCCGAGCGCACCAGCGCCGCCAGCCCCGCGGCAAACGCCACGGAAATGGAAGTGCCGCCGGCGGGATAAACCTCGTATTCCCCGGTAAATTTAACGTCGTACGGCCCGCGCGGGCCATCGGACACCTTATACCAGGCGGGCTCGTGCGGATTGGCGACCACCACCTCCATGCACGGAGCCAGCACATCAAGATCGGGGCCGTAATTCGTGCCCTGGGTGTAATTTTTTCCTTTCTGGTTTGTCGTTTGAGTCCACACCGCGCCACCTACCGAGCAGCCGGTAACGAGCGTGGCGGCGTTCGGGCCGGGATAGTCTTTTATATAATCGGCGTTGTTGCCCGCTCCGACGATCATGATCACGTCGTGCGCGGCGGCGTAAGCCATGGCGTCTTCAAGCTGTTTTAGGTCGTCGCCTTCCAGCCCGGCGAGCATAAGGCTCATGGCAATAACCTTCGCGCCGGAGTCGGTCAGCGCGCGCAGGCCGCCCGCTACGGAACTGGAGGCGTATTGAAGCCATTTTTTATCGAACTCTTCCAGTTCGCTTTTTTTATCTTCAAGGCTTTTCTCATATTCCCCGGCGGTGGCGGCCGGATGTTCGGCAAAATATTTTACGCGGTATCTGGTGCGCCAGTGCTCGATAATGCCCATATCCGCGCCAAGCATTTCGGAATCCGGGCAGAGGCCGCTCATGCCGCCGTCAACCGGCACGGCGCCTATTATGGAAGCGATGAACGTGCCGTGCGCCAGAGTGCGCATGTCGGTCGGATGGTGCGCGCCGGGATAACTGTAAACCTGCCGGATGCGGCCTTTAAGTCCCGGATGGTCATAATCGAACCCGCCGTCAATAATGCCGATTGTGACTCCCTTGCCGCCCGCCATGATCCAGGCTTCGTTGACCCCGAGCAGATCAAAATAAACGGTCTGTTTCTCCGTCCATGCGCCGGACGGCCCGGCCGGCGCGCCCGCACAGCCCGCCAGCATTGCCGTCGCGGCGAGCGCCGCGAGCGAAAAGATATTTTTCATGTTTTACGGGTCTCCGTTTCGGGTTCCGCGGAATTGATGCAGGTTTTCGGCCGCAGGTTCATGCGGCCGGCGAATTCCGCGGCCCGTGCGGAATCCATCCACCGGCATCCGCCTTTTTCCGCGGCGGTTTTAAGGCCGCGCAGCACGCAGTTGGCGCAATAGCTGAAATCCGGGCAGTCGCCGCAGATTTCCGGCTTGGGGCCGGGCAGTGCGGCGAACCGGTTGCCGATCCCGGAACTGAAAATCTCCTCGAAACCCTGCCTGCCGATATCGCCGAGCGACAGGCTTTTGTCAAACATCACGCAGGGGCGGAGCGTGCCGTCCGGCCCGAGCGTAACGGTACGGTGCACCAGCCCGCAGTTGCCCTTGCGCACGCTGTTCTGCTGGGCGGAGTTGGCGGTTACAAGAAAATCCCGGTTCTCTTCGAAAACGCGGTCGTAATATTCGAAATAGCGCGCGCTGTCGGACATTTTTTTTATCTGCACGATCGCGCTTTCGCCCGCCCGGCCCACGTCATAGACCATGCTGTAGGTGAACTTTGTCGCGCCGAGCTCGCGCGCCAGCCGGATCGTGTCTTCTATGTCGAAAAAATTTTCCAGCGTCACGCTCATGCCCACGCGGATGAAAAACCCGCGCTCCGCCAGCAGTTTTATGGCGCGGGTGGTGCGCTCAAACGCATCGGGCCGGCCGCGGAACCGGCTGTGGAATTCCGGGCGGTGGCTGTCGAGGCTGACAGCCACGACCATGTTATCCTTGTACTGCGCCAGCCGGTCGGCTTTCGGTTTTGTAAGCCCGTAGGCGTTGGTCAGCACGCCGAAATTGCTGGTGTGGGCGTGGCACCACTCGACGATTTGAAAAAAATCAGGGTGCAGCGTGGCCTCTCCGCCGGTCAATTCCACCACACTGCCGCCGTGCGCGTAAAATTCGTTGAGGTAGCGCATCAGAACAGCCGTGTCAATATAGCGGTCTTTTTCCGGCGAGCTGGCGCGGTAGCAGTGTTCGCAGCGCAGGTTGCAGCGGCTGGTAAGCTCAACGGTGGTATGCTCCGGGCAGAACCAGTCGCAACTGCCGCAAATCCGCACGCCGGCCGGTGCGGCCGGCGTATCCGACACCGCCAGGAGTCCGCCTTCAACCGCGGCGGACAGGAAAACCAGCCCGTCCCGTTCCGACAGCCGGTTCCGCGGGTAGCGGGCGTTATGTTCCCGTATCATCGCCTCGACGGAGCTCGCGCCCGTGCAGAATTGAAGCAGGCGCGCGCCGTCGGCATTGACGGCGCGCTTTAAGGTTCTGCGCCAGGGCGAGTTGTCCCGGTCCCGCAGGCCGGGAATGCTCAAAGTCGCTCCTTTCGGGGTTTTCTGAAGGCATGTGCCGTTCTTGAGATGGCAGAATGACCGGGAATTGACGTTCATATAGCAACAGTTTACATTATTCGGCCGGATTTAGAAATTCGGAACGGAGTCCGCGCCAGAATCCCTTTGCGCCGGGCCGTGAAAACAGCGTTTTAAAATGCTATCGTAACTGCATGAAGACCGCAGAGAAGATTTCTTATTTTTTTATGATCGCCATGCTGCTGGTGACCGTCATATTTCATCTGGCGCATGTGATGCTGGCCAGCCTGTTCGCTTTCATGCTGATGGAGTTCTTTTTCCGGCTGATAAAAAAAATGCGGCTGCCTGATTTTCCCGCCCGCACCGCGACCGCGATAGCCTTTCTGCTGGCGGTGGCGGTGGTGGCCGTGGTTTTCGTCAAATTCCTGAAACAGACCCTGCTGACCTTTCCGGGCATCGTCGAGAGCGCGCTGCCGCAGGTATCGGCTTTGGCGCAGCGTTACGGCATTGAGCTGCCGTTCAGCAGTTTCGGCGAATTGCGGGAGCTGCTTAACAGCAGAATTCTGGGCCATGCTTTAACCATCACGAAAGCGAGCACGTTTCTGACCAGAGAGGCGTTTCATATCGCGATCGGGATCGTGGCGGTGGTGCTGTTTTTCATAAGCGGCAAGCCGCCGCAGTACTGCCCGAATCTGTTCGACGCGGTGCGCCGCGAAACCAACCGCCGGATCCGCAAGTTCATGCACAGTTTCGAACGGGTGTTCGGCGCGCAGATCATCATTTCGTCCATTAACGCGGTGCTGACAATGGCGTTCCTTTACATTACGGGCATCCCGCATCTGGCCTTCCTGACCACCATGACGTTTCTGATAGGCATCATTCCCATTCTCGGCAATATCATTTCCAACTCGGTGATCGCGATAACCGCGCTGGGCATATCGTTCAACCTGGCGATGGTAGTGCTGGCGTATCTGGTGATCATCCACAAACTGGAATATTTCCTCAACAGCAAAATAATGGGCTCGAGCGTGCGGCTGCCGATGTGGCAGATGCTGCTGGCGATCCTGCTCGGCAACGTTATTATGGGCGTGTCGGGAATCATGCTGGCGCCGGCTTTGCTGCATTATATCAAGAGCGAACTAAAATCCATTCCGTGGAAAACGCCCGGCAGCCCGGCCGACCGGAAACAGTGCCCCGAATGAATCCTCGCGCCGGAATTTTGCCGGAATATCCGGCGGATCACTTGCCCGGATCGCGCGCGGGTTTTTATCCGCAAGTTCGGCAATCAAGTCTTTTATCCTGCCCCGGCTTATGCCGGGGGGTTCTGTTGGTCCAAACTTCGTTTGCCCAGCCAGCGGGGTTACCCGTCCAGGCCACTGCTTGAGCCATGCCATGCCGGCAATCATTAGGTCGTGCCGGCCAGCGCCGGGGTTTATGTGCGGAATTTATAAAAAACCGCCCGGCCGGTTCAACCGGCCGGGCGGACAGAACAAGATTCAGGTGTCAGTTCTCCGGTTCGGAGGCCGCGGGCGCGATTTCTGCCTGCGCTTTCATTTTCTGTTTTCTGCTTTCCAGCTTCTTCTGCCTTTTCCCAATCTTCTGCATTCGTTCCTCTTTGAGCTCCTTGCGCATGTCCTTGAGATCTCCTTTATGCGTTTTATGACAGCTCTTGAGCCCCGCCGCGTCCGCGGCGGCGGCGATGCAGGTTTTCAGCTGATTAAGCGAACTGATCCGCTCGTCTACCCGTTTGAGCGCCTCCTGCTTGCGCTGCGCGAAGTTGTCTTCTTTAACCGGAGCCGCAGTGTCAGCCTGGGCAAAAGCGCATACTCCGAACCCGAACCCAACCGCCAGCATCACTATTTTTCTCATTTGGTCAGTACCTCCCCTTTTTCCGATTATGGCTTCACAACCGCGTAATAATCAGGAAAATTGTGCATGCCCCACATTCCCCAGTCCGCATCCATGCCGGTCAGGCCCGACCGGTACGCCTTGAAATTGACGGGAGAATAAAGCAGCAGCTGGGGTATGTCGCGCTCGTATATCGCGTCAAGCGCGGAAAAAACGGTTTCGCGGGCCGGGCCGTCTTTATACAGCGTTTCCGCGCAAAGCCGGTCGGCCCGGGGATTGGAATAGCGCTGCATCCGCGGAATCAGCCCTTCGGAATGCATCAGCCCGAACGCATAATTGTAATAGTCCGGGTAATCCGGCTCGAATGTTTTTACGAACAGTGGCGCGCGGCCGGCGCGGATGTCCTGCTTGAAAAGCTCGGCCGAAACCGGGCGCGGATGCACTTCAAAACGCGGATTAAGGGCTTTAAGCGAGTCGGACAGAATATCCACGACCGCCTCCGCATCGGGATCGTCGAGCGGATATTCCGCGTCGCACCGGAACCCTTTTTCCCACAGCCGCCCCTCAAACGCGGTTTTCAGGCGCGCGGCGGCTTTTTCCGGATCCCGGTAATAGGCCGCCTTTTCCGGCGAGCCCGGCCGCGGAACCGGACTGGTCAGCCTCTTGCCCCTGCCTCGCAGCACCTCGGCGAAGTAGCGTTCATAGTCGAAAGCGTAGGCGAACCCTTTGCGGACATCGGCATCGGCGAAAAAGTCGGCCGGAATGCCCGTTCCGTCAAGCCGGCCGCTGCCGGTCATCGGGTTGGAGCCGGTTTCGACCTTGAACGAAAACGCAATGAACCGCCCGAGCGAGTAGTCCGGCAGCCCGTCCTTCACTGTTACATTCCGGAATTTTTCCAGGTCTTGCACGCTGGCGCGCCCGAATTCCGCGTAATCGGCGTCGCCGGTTTCGAGCATTATCTGGCGGTTCAGTTCCGACGGCTCGATAACGAATACCAGCTGGTCAAGCGGCGCGGGGGCGCGCCAGTACAGGTCGTGGCTGCCGAGCGTGAACTGGCCGGTCGTATCGTCGAAACTTTCAAGCGCGAACGGGCCGGTTCCGTTGGCGTGGTTTTTCAGATAGGAATTTTCCCGCGGGCGGTTGTTGTAGTTTTTCCAGGTGGTTTCCGCTCCGTCCCACTCGCCGTGCCGGGCGCACCAGTTTCTTGACACCACGCACGGCCACGCCGCCAGAACCGCCAGAAACGCGGGGAACGGTTTTTTCAGGGTTATGACGACATTGGCGCCGTCCACGCGCACCGCGCCGGCGGCTTCTTCAAAATCAAGCGTGATCCGGCCGGTTTTGTCGCGCGTGGAATTGATCCCCAGAATGGGATTGAGCAGAAGGCCGGACGGCCCTTCAATCCTGTCCGCCAGCATAAAGCGCAGCAGCGAATAGCGCACGTCCTGCGGCGTCATCTCCGTGCCGTCGTGGAATTTCACGCCTTTGCGGATCGGGAAAGTGTAGACGCGCCCGTCGGTGGAAATCAGCCCGTTGTTTTCTGTCGGAACCCGCTCCGCCAGCACAGGCTCGAATCCTGTGCGGTAGGACGAAGCGCCGAACCGCACAAGCGGCTCGTAGATATTCACCGCCGCCATCACGCTGTAGCGGTCGTACATATAAGCGGGATCAAGCGTGACCGGGCGGCGCGGCAGCGCGGTCACGAACACTCCGCCGGCAAACGCCGCCGGCCAGGCGCATAACACAGCCGCCAGAATGGTTTTTTTCAAAATCTTTTCAAAGGTATGGAGTATCATAATAATCAGTTGAGAAGCTGCCCGTCAGTCGAGTAAACCAGCGAAAGCCTGCGATACTGGCCGTAATCGGCCGCGCCGGTCATGAGTTTCACGCCCAGCTCGATATTGCCGTTATACATCAGATGCAGCAGCTGCGCGTAGCTGTTGTTGCTGCCGTCGCCGTATTCGGCGGACCAGACGCAGCCGCCGTTGCGGTCGTACTTCCAGAGCTTGGCTTTGTAGCGGCCGGACGGTCCGCGGATTTGCCCGCAGGCATAAATATTGCCGGCTCCGTCCACGGCCAGCGCCACGGGAATAATCTGGGCGCCGGCGTCGAACGCGGTTTCCCAGGTCAGGAAATTGCGGTAGCTGTAGGCGGCCAGCGCGAGCGTTTTATATCCGTCCATCTGGCGCGCGGCCAGTATTACAAGATTATCCGGCCCGGTCACCGCGGCAACCGGTTTCTGGCTCAGCAAGGACACATAATCCGTTTCCCAGACCAGATAGCCCGCGCCGTCAAGCCGGGAAATATGGATGTAATCCTTTCGTCCGTCGAATCTGGCGGTTGCGGAGTAAAAGTTGCCCGATGAATCGGTTGCGTAAGTGCTGCGCGATTCCTGCGCCGCAGCCGGCGCGCACAATAGCGCTGTCAGAAGCAGTATCCTTGGGATCATAAGGAAATTATACAAACAAAAAGCCCGGCAATACCGCCCGTATCATGCCGGCCGGCCCGGCATGATAGTTTTATATAATGATCAAATGGATACTGTACACGAATTCGCTCCGGCCAAAATCAATCTGTTTCTTGAAGTCACGGGCCGCCGGCCCGATGGCTATCATGAGCTTGATACCCTGTTCGCCAAGCTGAATTATGGCGACCGCCTGGAAATATCGGCCGGGCCGGATCTTTGCGGCGTGGAATTGGAGCTGACAAACAAAAGCGGGTGCGAACTGCCGGGCGGCGGCGACAATCTGGCCGTGAAAGCCGCAACTGCCTATCTCACGGAGTTCGGGATAGCCGACGGAGTGCGGCTGAGGCTGGAAAAACATATCCCGACCGGCGCGGGGCTGGGCGGCGGCTCGTCCGACGCGGGCGCGGTTCTTCGCGGGCTCGACCGCCTGTACGGGGGCGAAGGCCTGCCCAATCTGCCCAGGCTGACGCAACTGGGCGCGCGGCTGGGCGCGGATGTGCCGGTTTTTATCCGTCCCGAGCCGTTCTGGCGCGGCCGCGGAATTGGCGACCTTCTGGAACCGGTGCCTGTAAAAACCGTTATGCCGCATGTTGTGCTTGTCTATCCGGGTGAAGGAGTTTCAACCGCCGCGGCCTATAAACGGCTGCGGCCCGGCAGCCCGGACGAGATATTGACAAACTGCCGTTCCCTTAATAAAATGGTAGATAGCCTAGGAGAGGGGGAAACTCTTCCGGGGTGGAAGTCGCTGTTATATAACAGACTTGAGAAAGCGGTTCTGCCGGTTTGGACCTCAGTGGCGGAAGTGAAGAGCGAGCTGGAGTCGCTCGGTGCGGATGCCGTGTTGATGAGCGGGTCGGGGGCGACAGTGTTCGCGCTTAGTGACAGGGGAGAATTGGCTGGAGAGATAGCTTTGCGGGCCCGAAAACCGGGCCGGCGGGTTATTAAAACGGCTTTCCTTAGGAGAGGAAGCAATGGAGATTACGGAGATCAGAATACATCTGATGAACGAGGATAGGCTGAAAGCGTTTGCCAGCGTGACATTTGACAATAGCTTTGTGGTGCGCAACATGAAGGTCGTGCAGGGCAATAAAGGGATATTTTTGTGCATGCCGTCCCGG contains:
- a CDS encoding aldehyde dehydrogenase; this translates as MNERDIGRIVGEVLKRLETAAEPGGSGGGVFKTVDEAVSAARAAQAVFQELGVEKRREIIKAIREAAAANAQKLARMAHEETGMGRYEDKVRKNIICAVKSPGVSDIVSQCYTGDKGLTLVEFAPFGVVAAVTPSTNPAATVINNSIIILAGGNAVVFAPHPAAKKTTAEAVRLINGAILSAGGPANVVATVEEPSQEATKALLSHPGTNLNLVTGGPAIVKVAMSTGKTCKVIAAGPGNPPVVVDETAVFPDCANHIVFGASFDNGVLCTAEKEVIVLESAKEKFLAALRANAGARELSREQFDRLTDIVIKKRAADGHEAVMNRDYVGHNAGFIAKAIGLDLPDSVRVLWSVVPNDHPLVWAEQLMPVLPVTIAPDLDAALELAYHAEGYNRHTAAMHSTNIASLTRMARRMQCSIFVKNAPTIYGLGMGEGYAGMSIGTPTGDGISKPTCFVRRLHCATVGHFRIT
- a CDS encoding EutN/CcmL family microcompartment protein translates to MLFARVTGTVVCTRKEEKLVGAKLLLVQPVDVGGAPRGNPLVAVDAVGAGEGELVLLVQGSSARQTALTESRPVDCTIFGIVDSIENGGKPVFRKSADPARR
- the eutM gene encoding ethanolamine utilization microcompartment protein EutM, whose product is MEALGMIETKGLVPCVEAADAAAKAASVTIVGYEKIGSGLCTVLFRGEVAACRASCDAGAAAAQRVGEVVSVHVIPQPHGDLEGKFPIAEAKKK
- a CDS encoding phosphate propanoyltransferase, whose protein sequence is MKRSEKPIPVGISNRHIHVTESDFKVLFGADSRLTVKKDLAQPGQYACEEVVTLEGDKGKIDRVRILGPYRAQTQVEVSVSDAIRLGVSPVVRDSGKLAGTPGLKVTGPKGSVTITSGVIVAKRHIHLSEADAAGFDVRDGELVRVRCGCGTERELVFEQVLCRVSGSFALEAHFDMEEANAAMLKNGDKIFIV
- the tpiA gene encoding triose-phosphate isomerase, producing the protein MTRKALIAGNWKMFNTLNEAVELVTALKRGLEPGCRAEVMVAPSFTALAVVSEALKGSGIILSAQDTHWEDKGAFTSAVSPVQLKDAGCTHVIIGHSERRSVFGDTDELVNKKISAALRHGLAPVLCVGETLDEREANKTYRVLETQLAGGLKGFKPEQLSALVIAYEPVWAIGTGKTATPEQAQDAHLFIRRQVAGLVSDAFAGAVRILYGGSVKPDNIDSIMMQPDVDGALVGGASLKAADFLRIINFREVLAKAQG
- a CDS encoding S8 family serine peptidase, producing MKNIFSLAALAATAMLAGCAGAPAGPSGAWTEKQTVYFDLLGVNEAWIMAGGKGVTIGIIDGGFDYDHPGLKGRIRQVYSYPGAHHPTDMRTLAHGTFIASIIGAVPVDGGMSGLCPDSEMLGADMGIIEHWRTRYRVKYFAEHPAATAGEYEKSLEDKKSELEEFDKKWLQYASSSVAGGLRALTDSGAKVIAMSLMLAGLEGDDLKQLEDAMAYAAAHDVIMIVGAGNNADYIKDYPGPNAATLVTGCSVGGAVWTQTTNQKGKNYTQGTNYGPDLDVLAPCMEVVVANPHEPAWYKVSDGPRGPYDVKFTGEYEVYPAGGTSISVAFAAGLAALVRSANPALTAEQTAEIIRKTADDFAPPGRDDANGWGRVNFYRAVSLAAQTAPAPAPAAQ
- a CDS encoding radical SAM protein → MNVNSRSFCHLKNGTCLQKTPKGATLSIPGLRDRDNSPWRRTLKRAVNADGARLLQFCTGASSVEAMIREHNARYPRNRLSERDGLVFLSAAVEGGLLAVSDTPAAPAGVRICGSCDWFCPEHTTVELTSRCNLRCEHCYRASSPEKDRYIDTAVLMRYLNEFYAHGGSVVELTGGEATLHPDFFQIVEWCHAHTSNFGVLTNAYGLTKPKADRLAQYKDNMVVAVSLDSHRPEFHSRFRGRPDAFERTTRAIKLLAERGFFIRVGMSVTLENFFDIEDTIRLARELGATKFTYSMVYDVGRAGESAIVQIKKMSDSARYFEYYDRVFEENRDFLVTANSAQQNSVRKGNCGLVHRTVTLGPDGTLRPCVMFDKSLSLGDIGRQGFEEIFSSGIGNRFAALPGPKPEICGDCPDFSYCANCVLRGLKTAAEKGGCRWMDSARAAEFAGRMNLRPKTCINSAEPETETRKT
- a CDS encoding AI-2E family transporter, with the protein product MKTAEKISYFFMIAMLLVTVIFHLAHVMLASLFAFMLMEFFFRLIKKMRLPDFPARTATAIAFLLAVAVVAVVFVKFLKQTLLTFPGIVESALPQVSALAQRYGIELPFSSFGELRELLNSRILGHALTITKASTFLTREAFHIAIGIVAVVLFFISGKPPQYCPNLFDAVRRETNRRIRKFMHSFERVFGAQIIISSINAVLTMAFLYITGIPHLAFLTTMTFLIGIIPILGNIISNSVIAITALGISFNLAMVVLAYLVIIHKLEYFLNSKIMGSSVRLPMWQMLLAILLGNVIMGVSGIMLAPALLHYIKSELKSIPWKTPGSPADRKQCPE
- a CDS encoding ABC transporter substrate-binding protein, encoding MILHTFEKILKKTILAAVLCAWPAAFAGGVFVTALPRRPVTLDPAYMYDRYSVMAAVNIYEPLVRFGASSYRTGFEPVLAERVPTENNGLISTDGRVYTFPIRKGVKFHDGTEMTPQDVRYSLLRFMLADRIEGPSGLLLNPILGINSTRDKTGRITLDFEEAAGAVRVDGANVVITLKKPFPAFLAVLAAWPCVVSRNWCARHGEWDGAETTWKNYNNRPRENSYLKNHANGTGPFALESFDDTTGQFTLGSHDLYWRAPAPLDQLVFVIEPSELNRQIMLETGDADYAEFGRASVQDLEKFRNVTVKDGLPDYSLGRFIAFSFKVETGSNPMTGSGRLDGTGIPADFFADADVRKGFAYAFDYERYFAEVLRGRGKRLTSPVPRPGSPEKAAYYRDPEKAAARLKTAFEGRLWEKGFRCDAEYPLDDPDAEAVVDILSDSLKALNPRFEVHPRPVSAELFKQDIRAGRAPLFVKTFEPDYPDYYNYAFGLMHSEGLIPRMQRYSNPRADRLCAETLYKDGPARETVFSALDAIYERDIPQLLLYSPVNFKAYRSGLTGMDADWGMWGMHNFPDYYAVVKP